A DNA window from Ornithinimicrobium humiphilum contains the following coding sequences:
- a CDS encoding HhH-GPD-type base excision DNA repair protein, which produces MSQTLHLVGTPEADRILTEHPFALLTGMLLDQQIPMEVAFDGPRKIVERLGSVDPEAIAATDPEEFIALCATPPAVHRFPKSMGQRVHDLATAVVRDWDGDAAAIWTQGEPDGKEVLRRLKALPGFGDQKARIFLALLGKQRGLEASGWREAAGDYGRDGVHMSIADVTDADSLTKVRAYKKEKKAAARAAKA; this is translated from the coding sequence ATGAGCCAGACCCTCCACCTCGTCGGCACGCCCGAGGCCGACCGCATCCTCACCGAGCACCCGTTCGCGCTGCTCACCGGCATGCTGCTCGACCAGCAGATCCCGATGGAGGTGGCCTTCGACGGGCCGCGCAAGATCGTCGAGCGCCTCGGCTCGGTCGACCCGGAGGCGATCGCGGCCACCGACCCGGAGGAGTTCATCGCGCTGTGCGCGACCCCGCCGGCGGTCCACCGCTTCCCGAAGTCGATGGGGCAGCGCGTGCACGATCTCGCGACCGCCGTCGTGCGCGACTGGGACGGTGACGCCGCGGCGATCTGGACCCAGGGCGAGCCCGACGGCAAGGAGGTGCTGCGCCGGCTCAAGGCGCTGCCCGGCTTCGGCGACCAGAAGGCCCGGATCTTCCTGGCCCTCCTCGGCAAGCAGCGCGGCCTCGAGGCATCCGGCTGGCGCGAGGCCGCCGGTGACTACGGCCGCGACGGCGTGCACATGTCGATCGCCGACGTCACCGACGCCGACTCCCTGACCAAGGTGCGTGCCTACAAGAAGGAGAAGAAGGCCGCGGCACGCGCCGCGAAGGCGTGA
- a CDS encoding transcriptional regulator, translated as MSSHALLSVHGVRVLGHASAREVAALYDLDAAEVEEHLLDAEARGHVRRPAFVPSSRWSVTDLGREHGERLLAEELDGLGVREQVAEGHRRFVPLNRRLGPLMTRWQLRPTADDPLAANDHTDHRYDDRVLRELDRLAQVLGEVTAGLRTALPRLGVHQPRVDVAVASAVAGDLRWVDSPEVASVNLVWIQLHEDLLATLGLQRGEDV; from the coding sequence ATGTCGTCGCACGCCCTGCTCTCGGTCCACGGAGTGCGCGTCCTCGGCCACGCGAGCGCCCGGGAGGTCGCCGCGCTCTACGACCTGGACGCCGCCGAGGTCGAGGAGCACCTGCTCGACGCCGAGGCCAGGGGGCACGTCCGGCGGCCGGCCTTCGTGCCGAGCAGCCGGTGGTCGGTGACCGACCTCGGCCGCGAGCACGGCGAGCGGCTCCTCGCCGAGGAGCTGGACGGGCTCGGCGTGCGGGAGCAGGTCGCCGAGGGGCATCGGCGGTTCGTGCCCCTCAACCGTCGCCTCGGCCCGCTGATGACGAGGTGGCAGCTCCGGCCCACCGCGGACGACCCGCTCGCGGCCAACGACCACACCGACCACCGCTACGACGACCGTGTGCTCCGCGAGCTCGACCGGCTGGCGCAGGTGCTGGGCGAGGTCACCGCCGGGCTGCGGACGGCCCTGCCCAGGCTGGGCGTGCACCAGCCGCGCGTCGACGTCGCCGTGGCGAGCGCCGTCGCCGGTGACCTGCGCTGGGTCGACTCCCCGGAGGTCGCGTCGGTGAACCTCGTCTGGATCCAGCTGCACGAGGACCTGCTCGCCACGCTGGGCCTGCAGCGGGGCGAGGACGTCTAG